From Helicoverpa armigera isolate CAAS_96S chromosome 17, ASM3070526v1, whole genome shotgun sequence, one genomic window encodes:
- the LOC110383080 gene encoding uncharacterized protein LOC110383080 encodes MKTELFGEVETDEEYDDPIRLFDTDVNAVLFGSQPTVVRQDNNKPGYHWQFQKIDDGDSCQSRELPTQRSDNSQLNVKLVDCGKFPWYFRKYTQQILQKLNPDVSSDSDTEVDVLQVDDCESSDCYIVVDIHDNNNTNKVNNEVKDNMANVTQDKQDENKIINKVNQERINTWRNNIELQKALSLKNVDKVDFRRNTGLVGMKIMPKVIKNGGVDAASKIIKNRKRAKTNTKDKVNAEKGLSFVHKDLQEIPSLKGNSFICQPQISNSKQDTVVEKHNSSHITISKNVPQHISKPPENLVPPTFPKSNEIIDLSSESKHTKSLSISDNKINVLNEKDRNLGTVEQIKRVISSKPTDKVLTSNVRDIKKTNKYKFEQMKNLNKAVVSAPTLNNDLVPKLGQDDKEMKHTKQKRNKNDNTQSKIIKSDKKPNKKVEKQKSEPKSPILPCSTLPKKPKPKCLEEVPNKSSKSDASTKKLNAIIGKLTSLKYSSEQNLFPPKPPPAVLHNSDNSIKQALQFQCTLTKPSQERETDKTLKPSEKNCTDVHKINSKTSSLQNTQAIPSIITTNKSSVEQKKLSDKVIHNVSIKPSINNAPVMNPATIHKSKPIPVVTPTNAPKPKSISEKYKNFLKSLDPEFVDKNKVDNSVSKGKINFFSVQNRYASAIILKPNQQTNRPVGNPAERSMQAVPNSHTQRPNAMSIPVHTQQRYQDLHHIYPQYYQSSPTGRYQNNYPGSSVNPVPHQFLPPHDNLQQNNPPQTFYQGRWLPPPPPPPPPPPPLPAPPSGSIMPSGNTGDPIQYDPYLKQSPCPPISNLRQMPNTLAQKSVNNLLTKNSSIIGVNNAGLVKKINIVAVPAAKHIKNRKETAEEVKTFQVLTPPNEPEVVATKTEMLEELDKVTFVDDLSCDGYKENSLDVSIMSSKSGRFESLKLSVNKNEQDLKRQRKGYSPPILPIPTYKKVLDDVASKSQSCIKVPPLTAVGDPRLYLQNESKPLRAEVKKTNKRKLNNAFNKPNDAKRKDDAKKISLEEYKKRICKTDKKPAQINKKVCKENFRHKSKHNHRENSTDTDLGYDSDTTVVL; translated from the exons ATGAAGACTGAGTTGTTCGGCGAAGTAGAGACTGATGAAGAATATGATGACCCCATCAGACTGTTCGACACTGATGTGAATGCGGTCCTCTTCGGTAGTCAGCCTACAGTCGTCAGACAAG ataacAACAAACCTGGTTATCATTGGCAGTTTCAGAAAATTGATGATGGCGATTCGTGTCAATCTAGGGAGTTACCTACTCAGAGGTCAGATAATTCTCAATTGAATGTCAAATTAGTGGATTGCGGCAAGTTTCCATGGTACTTTAGAAAATATACTCAACAAATACTCCAGAAATTGAATCCTGATGTATCGAGCGACAGTGATACCGAAGTAGATGTACTGCAGGTAGACGATTGTGAGTCCAGTGATTGTTATATTGTAGTAGATATACacgataataataatacaaataaggTAAATAACGAGGTTAAGGACAATATGGCCAATGTTACTCAAGACAAACAAGacgagaataaaataataaacaaagttaatcAAGAAAGAATTAATACTTGGAGAAACAATATCGAATTACAAAAAGCTTTGAGTTTAAAAAACGTGGACAAAGTAGACTTCAGGCGTAACACAGGATTAGTGGGCATGAAAATAATGCCGAAAGTCATTAAAAATGGAGGGGTGGATGCtgcttctaaaataataaaaaatagaaaacgagctaaaacaaatacaaaagataAAGTGAATGCTGAAAAAGGTTTAAGTTTCGTACATAAAGATTTGCAGGAAATACCTAGTCTAAAaggaaatagttttatttgccAGCCTCAAATTAGTAACAGTAAACAAGATACAGTAGTAGAAAAACATAACTCTAGTCATATTACTATTTCTAAAAATGTGCCACAACATATTAGCAAACCACCAGAAAACCTTGTGCCGCCAACCTTTCCAAAATCGAATGAAATCATTGATTTGTCTTCTGAAAGTAAGCACACTAAAAGTTTATCTATTTCtgataacaaaattaatgtattgaACGAAAAAGATCGTAATTTAGGAACAGTTGAGCAGATAAAACGGGTAATATCGTCTAAGCCTACCGATAAAGTCCTTACGTCAAACGTTAGAGATAtcaaaaagacaaataaatataaatttgaACAAATGAAAAACCTGAATAAGGCAGTTGTTAGCGCCCCAACATTAAATAACGACCTGGTACCAAAACTAGGACAGGATGATAAAGAAATGAAGCAcaccaaacaaaaaagaaacaagaatGATAATACgcaaagtaaaattattaaatctgaTAAGAAACCTAACAAAAAAGTCGAAAAACAGAAAAGTGAACCAAAATCTCCTATTTTACCGTGTAGTACTTTACCAAAGAAACCTAAACCTAAGTGCCTAGAAGAAGTTCCTAATAAATCCAGCAAGTCTGACGCTAGTACAAAAAAATTGAATGCAATTATTGGAAAACTTACAagcttaaaatattcaagtgAACAGAATTTGTTTCCGCCAAAACCACCACCCGCAGTTTTACACAATTCTGATAATTCTATTAAACAGGCTTTACAATTTCAGTGTACTTTAACAAAACCTAGTCAAGAACGTGAAACTGATAAGACTTTAAAACCTTCAGAGAAAAATTGTACTGatgttcataaaattaatagcaAAACTTCCAGTCTTCAAAATACTCAGGCCATACCTTCTATCATTACTACAAATAAAAGTTCAGTTGAACAAAAGAAATTGTCTGATAAGGTGATTCATAATGTTAGTATAAAACCTTCTATAAACAATGCCCCGGTAATGAATCCTGCGACAATCCATAAAAGCAAGCCTATTCCTGTGGTTACACCAACAAATGCTCCCAAACCAAAAAGcatttctgaaaaatataaaaattttctTAAATCTCTTGATCCTGAatttgtagataaaaataaagttgacaATTCAGTCAGTAAAggtaaaattaactttttctcTGTGCAAAATAGATATGCATCTGCTATAATTTTAAAGCCTAATCAACAAACAAACCGTCCAGTTGGAAACCCAGCGGAACGTTCTATGCAAGCCGTACCAAATAGCCATACACAACGACCCAACGCGATGTCTATCCCTGTCCATACACAACAACGCTATCAAGATCTTCATCATATCTATCCTCAATATTACCAATCTTCTCCTACGGGaagatatcaaaataattatccaGGTTCCAGTGTAAACCCTGTACCACATCAGTTTTTACCACCACATGATAATTTACAACAGAATAATCCACCACAAACCTTTTACCAGGGTCGTTGGTTGCCACCACCTCCTCCTCCCCCCCCTCCACCACCGCCACTCCCAGCTCCTCCATCAGGCTCTATTATGCCAAGCGGTAATACCGGTGATCCAATTCAATATGATCCTTATTTAAAACAATCCCCATGTCCACCGATATCAAACTTAAGACAGATGCCAAATACTTTAGCTCAAAAATCAGTTAATAACCTGCTGACTAAGAATAGTAGTATAATAGGCGTAAATAACGCAGGATTGGTAAAAAAGATTAACATTGTTGCTGTACCTGCtgcaaaacatattaaaaacagAAAAGAAACCGCAGAAGAAGTTAAAACTTTCCAAGTTTTGACTCCTCCTAACGAACCAGAAGTAGTTGCAACAAAGACAGAAATGTTGGAAGAATTAGATAAAGTAACGTTTGTAGACGATTTGAGTTGTGACGGttacaaagaaaatagtttAGACGTATCAATAATGTCGAGCAAATCTGGCAGGTTTGAGTCCTTAAAGTTGTCAGTGAACAAAAACGAACAAGACCTAAAACGACAAAGAAAAGGATATTCACCTCCAATTTTACCCATTCCAACGTATAAAAAGGTTTTGGACGACGTAGCTTCAAAGTCACAATCATGTATCAAAGTGCCACCATTAACTGCCGTAGGAGATCCGAGACTGTATCTACAAAATGAAAGCAAACCTTTGCGTGCAGAAGTTAAAAAGACTAACAAAAGGAAACTAAACAATGCATTTAATAAACCTAATGACGCTAAACGAAAAGATGATGCCAAAAAGATTTCTTtagaagaatataaaaaaaggaTATGTAAGACTGATAAAAAACCtgcacaaattaataaaaaagtgtgtAAAGAAAACTTTAGACATAAGTCAAAACATAATCATAGAGAAAACAGTACAGACACTGATCTCGGTTATGATTCGGATACTACAGTCGTATTGTGA
- the LOC110383079 gene encoding uncharacterized protein LOC110383079 gives MDVPSLKETHPQKHYFKTLCKFIYYLGMGDLWYEKSEVSDRKMKLYSAWRIIMNGYILIVLLDELLAYARKDLTDREKNDLVQFTFAHPLIYCKVLPLYIWQDRIKDVMERLLEGSRSTFHSLELEKLSVKQYTRHCLTLTTVSYVTLVSASIEGIRLHFIEDIPIRTEVVYFPNPSHTGFIINIIRFFIEFHWYCIVAMMVTTDCLALCSLLTVGHKFRVLRLYFQNLRERTLEKKGEKTRAQLEEEFIQGFVVGIKLHTDALWCARNVQKSMSPLYSVQVTESVALLVMCLVKMVVAERNFTYLVANFAFISCLIVLTGSYMMAAGDITHEASLVGTSIFHSGWEHCHCRSDLRALAVVALQMSQVPVYMTAFGVITLSYSNFISVIRSSYSFFAVMY, from the exons ATGGACGTCCCTTCGTTGAAAGAAACCCATCCTCAAAAGCATTATTTCAAAACTCTGtgcaagtttatttattacctaggtATGGGGGATCTTTGGTACGAAAAAAGTGAAGTTTCTGACCGCAAGATGAAATTATATTCAGCTTGGAGAATAATTATGAATGGGTATATACTCATTGTCTTGCTTGATGAACTGTTGGCTTACGCTCGTAAAGACTTGACGGACAGAGAAAAGAATGACCTGGTCCAATTTACTTTTGCCCATCCTTTGATATACTGCAAAGTGCTACCGTTGTATATATGGCAGGATCGCATCAAGGACGTTATGGAACGTCTTCTGGAAGGTTCTAGATCGACCTTCCATTCTCTGGAGTTGGAGAAATTGTCTGTCAAGCAGTATACGAGGCATTGCTTGACCTTGACGACAGTTTCTTATGTCACCCTGGTTTCTGCTTCCATTGAAGGCATACGGCTTCATTTTATAGAAG ACATCCCAATTCGCACAGAAGTAGTCTACTTCCCCAATCCATCTCACACAGGcttcatcatcaacatcattcGTTTCTTCATCGAGTTCCACTGGTACTGCATCGTAGCCATGATGGTTACAACCGACTGTCTAGCCCTGTGCTCTCTTTTAACTGTAGGCCATAAGTTCAGGGTGTTAAGGTTGTATTTCCAAAACCTGAGGGAAAGGACTTTGGAGAAAAAAGGGGAGAAGACGAGGGCACAGCTTGAGGAGGAGTTTATACAAGGTTTCGTAGTTGGGATTAAATTGCATACTGATGCTTTATG GTGTGCTCGTAACGTGCAGAAGTCTATGAGTCCTTTGTACAGCGTCCAAGTTACGGAAAGCGTTGCTCTACTCGTCATGTGCCTCGTGAAGATGgtt gtggCAGAGCGCAATTTCACGTACCTAGTAGCAAACTTCGCATTCATCAGCTGCCTTATAGTACTGACTGGATCTTACATGATGGCTGCCGGAGACATAACTCATGAG GCTTCACTAGTAGGCACGTCGATATTCCACAGCGGTTGGGAGCACTGCCACTGCCGGTCTGATCTCCGAGCCCTGGCTGTGGTTGCGCTGCAGATGAGTCAGGTGCCAGTATACATGACTGCCTTTGGAGTCATCACCTTGTCGTATTCTAACTTTATATCG GTGATAAGGTCGTCATACTCTTTCTTCGCAGTTATGTATTAA